The Deltaproteobacteria bacterium genome segment ATGGCCCTGTTAGTCACGGAAACTTTTTATAGCCTGATGGGGGAGTCCACCTTCGCCGGGCAGCCCGGGTTTTTTATCCGCCTCTGCGGCTGTAATCTGCGCTGTCGCTACTGTGATACCACCTATGCTTATGAAGGCGGCGAGACGCGGTCGGTGGCCTCCCTGGTGGCCGCGGCCCAGGCCCAGCAGGCCCGGCTGGCGTTGGTTACTGGCGGCGAACCCCTGCTGCAGGCCGAATCTTTGAAGTTGATGTCAGCCCTGGCCGAAGCCGGGCTGACGGTCTTATTGGAGACCAATGGCTCCCTACCCATAGCGCCGGTGGATACCCGGGTGCATCGGATCGTCGATGTCAAGTGTCCGTCCAGCGGCATGGCGGCCCATAATCATCTCGACAACTTGAATTTTCTAACCCCCAACGACGAAATCAAGGTGGTGGTGGGCAACCGCGCCGATTTTGACTGGGCGCTGGAAGTGCTGAGGCCCTTCCAACCCTGGGAGCGCTTGCCGGTATTATTTTCTCCGGTGTTCGGGATGTTGCCTCCTCAGGAGTTAGCCGCCTGGATCTTGGAAAGCCGGCTGCCGCTGCGGCTCAACCTGCAGCTGCATAAAT includes the following:
- a CDS encoding radical SAM protein, whose translation is MALLVTETFYSLMGESTFAGQPGFFIRLCGCNLRCRYCDTTYAYEGGETRSVASLVAAAQAQQARLALVTGGEPLLQAESLKLMSALAEAGLTVLLETNGSLPIAPVDTRVHRIVDVKCPSSGMAAHNHLDNLNFLTPNDEIKVVVGNRADFDWALEVLRPFQPWERLPVLFSPVFGMLPPQELAAWILESRLPLRLNLQLHKYIWGPEVRGV